In the genome of Elusimicrobiales bacterium, the window GACAAACCCGGCTTTTTCAACGAGCGCGGCCTGACATCATCTGCCAGGCCGCGCCGGATTACCCCATTGCGATTCTCATGCTTCCGTTTTGTGGATGACTTCCACCTTAACGCCCGGCCCCATCGTGGAAGCCAGATGGGCCGAACACACATACACGCCCTTGGACGTGGCCGGCTTAGCCTTAAGCACGGCCTCTATGACGGCGGAGGCATTCTCGGCCAGTTTTTTGGCCTCAAAAGACGCCTTGCCCACCGGCACATGCACTATGCCGAAAGAGTCGGCCTTGAATTCTATGCGGCCCGCCTTGAGTTCCTTGACGGCGCGCGCAAGGTCAAAGGTAACGGTTCCGCTTTTCGGATTGGGCATGAGCCCGCGCGGGCCCAGCAGCTTGCCCAGCTTGGCAAGGTCCTTCATCATGTCCGGCGTGGAGACAAGAATGTCAAAATCCATATCGCCCTTGGAGATGGCGTCTATAAGCTCCATGCCGCCGGACCTGTCGGCCCCGGCGTCCTGGGCTTCCTTGACCTTTTCGCCCTTGGCGACGACGGCAACGCGGGTGGTTTTTCCCGTGCCGTTGGGCAGCGCGACGGTGCTTCTGACCTGCTGGTCGGCCTGCTT includes:
- the rplA gene encoding 50S ribosomal protein L1, with protein sequence MGKRLAAAAKNYDAAKTYIVAEAAEIVKKNATAKFDETVEVHMRLGIDVKQADQQVRSTVALPNGTGKTTRVAVVAKGEKVKEAQDAGADRSGGMELIDAISKGDMDFDILVSTPDMMKDLAKLGKLLGPRGLMPNPKSGTVTFDLARAVKELKAGRIEFKADSFGIVHVPVGKASFEAKKLAENASAVIEAVLKAKPATSKGVYVCSAHLASTMGPGVKVEVIHKTEA